A genomic region of Spea bombifrons isolate aSpeBom1 chromosome 9, aSpeBom1.2.pri, whole genome shotgun sequence contains the following coding sequences:
- the PAPLN gene encoding papilin isoform X1, with product MKIPLVTLMLVLVSLCSARKTKRQSDFWDNWGEWGDCSRSCGGGVSFRERQCYSRRADGGSNCIGPTRNYRSCNVQDCPAGSRDFRALQCSEYDGMDFQGKRYKWLPYYGASNKCELNCIPKGENFYYRHKMAVLDGTPCEPGRRDICVEGVCKTVGCDNVLDSSKREDRCLVCGGDGSSCYEVKGSYDLPTLSKGYSQLFTIPIGATNIQIKEVGATRNFLAVRNARGEYYLNGHWNIEYSRALNVASTVLHYHRGSEGDLAPEVLTARGQTTEPLVIEIIGQEANQGIQYEYYLPNQGDVQDYQWSYGSWSECSAECGGGYQSRLVFCTIDNEAYPDPMCRDKPAPPSNRTCSTQPCPQMKRMSYLYQPTLWNRIVNTKMTSWKVSEWGQCSASCGGGIQTRSVYCVSYEGRASQQVVNDAECAAFTEKPATQQACNLKACAKWNVGQWTECSAQCGEGIQKRTVTCRTDSGAVVQDLLCTTQVKPTDTQLCNGENCVQEIGWHIGEWGLCSKSCNSGIRKRQVICADNDRNFYEPETCEAYEPEKPSVIESCNMQPCYLPQQVPSMQDTWGYDNSDQFSLTRYNQQGPRTPKPAPEKRNRDTNNQDCKKNIYGCCSDGKTPASGPGGQGCSSCWQSRFGCCPDGVTEAQGLNNVGCQNFYSDGNPGRNQRADPVPAVPSDECRGSQYGCCFDNVNKALGLMGEGCQSRPSQAYPAVCMLPSALGPCSDWTTRWYFVPDVGKCNRFWYGSCHGNKNNFATEEECISSCQRTARRPTGTIEYRYRKRGMKWDRMSHIHPDAHVDGPNSTEQGGHHRGIVKTLDQDHEGRVLAGHDEWEEHIRNHRIHANEKVRHETNPKDSSSSRHPSLYRIILDEAESSSIEASTGQTVRLLCRVSDYPYPKVEWQKDERPVSSSRHTYQSDSSLVISHVRAEDAGIYTCMVSNGNRKETHSVRLQVRERVIHGRTRTYSESHMDRVWKENERRSESSSAQAIRDNLYGHQASSRKWIPTQNVVSMEANLGHRARLSCVLDIPPGTPVEWQKDGKPLFSPRHRKQADGSLAVSRVNSDDAGLYTCTVTNGNGQETKQIQLNIKGELKITNPPTSVTVSEGEVATLWCIVKGDNVNVQWSRNGLPIRSDGHHTTVSRDGSLIIRNTRSTDEGSYTCSAYSGTHSVSASADIKVNRSRPAAPAVKVTEGDTDCIDHPDLANCDLIVYAQMCSNEYYSSFCCASCSRHRGEQSQTLRLG from the exons ATGAAGATCCCTTTGGTGACTTTAATGCTGGTCCTGGTGTCATTATGCTCT GCAAGAAAGACCAAACGACAAAGTGATTTTTGGGACAATTGGGGTGAATGGGGAGATTGCAGCCGTTCATGTGGTGGGGGAGTGAGTTTCCGAGAAAGGCAGTGCTATTCTCGCAG GGCAGATGGGGGATCGAATTGTATTGGACCAACTAGAAACTATCGTTCCTGCAATGTGCAG GACTGTCCTGCAGGTTCTCGAGATTTCCGTGCACTGCAGTGTTCTGAATATGATGGGATGGACTTCCAAGGGAAGAGATACAAGTGGCTGCCATATTATGGAG cATCTAATAAATGTGAGCTGAACTGCATACCCAAGGGAGAGAATTTCTACTATAGACACAAGATGGCTGTGCTGGATGGAACTCCGTGTGAACCTGGGAGAAGGGACATCTGTGTGGAGGGGGTGTGCAAG ACTGTCGGCTGTGATAATGTACTTGACTCCTCCAAACGGGAGGATAGGTGCTTGGTGTGTGGAGGAGATGGCAGTTCCTGTTACGAAGTCAAAGGATCTTATGATTTACCCACCTTATCGAAAG GTTACAGCCAACTTTTCACCATCCCCATTGGTGCCACCAATATACAAATTAAGGAAGTTGGTGCCACAAGGAACTTCTTAG CTGTAAGGAATGCCCGTGGGGAGTATTACCTTAATGGCCATTGGAATATTGAATACAGTCGTGCTCTCAATGTGGCCAGCACTGTTCTTCATTACCATCGGGGCTCGGAGGGCGATCTAGCACCTGAGGTTTTAACTGCTAGAGGGCAGACCACTGAGCCTCTTGTAATTGAG ATTATTGGACAAGAAGCAAACCAAGGAATTCAGTATGAATACTACTTACCTAACCAGGGCGATGTTCAGGACTATCAGTGGAGTTACGGTTCTTGGAGTGAGTGCAGTGCAGAGTGTGGAGGAG gcTACCAGTCTCGTTTGGTTTTCTGCACTATTGATAATGAAGCATATCCGGATCCTATGTGTAGGGACAAGCCTGCTCCGCCAAGCAACAGGACCTGCAGCACACAGCCCTGCCCACAAATGAAACG GATGTCTTACTTGTATCAGCCAACACTGTGGAATCGAATAGTGAACACAAAAATGACCAG CTGGAAAGTGAGTGAGTGGGGACAGTGTTCTGCTTCCTGTGGTGGAGGCATCCAAACGCGCTCCGTATACTGCGTTTCCTATGAAGggagagcctcccagcaggtgGTGAATGATGCAGAATGTGCTGCGTTTACAGAAAAACCAGCCACCCAACAAGCTTGTAACCTCAAGGCCTGTGCCAAGTGGAATGTAGGACAGTGGACAGAG tgttCAGCACAGTGTGGAGAAGGAATTCAGAAACGAACAGTCACTTGCAGAACAGACTCAGGAGCTGTTGTTCAGGACCTCTTGTGTACAACGCAAGTCAAGCCCACGGATACCCAGCTATGTAATGGAGAAAACTGCGTCCAGGAAATTGGCTGGCACATTGGAGAGTGGGGTTTG TGTTCAAAGAGCTGCAATAGTGGCATCAGAAAGCGTCAAGTGATCTGCGCAGACAACGACCGCAATTTCTATGAACCAGAGACATGTGAAGCCTACGAGCCAGAGAAGCCATCTGTCATCGAGAGCTGTAATATGCAGCCCTGCTACCTGCCACAAC aGGTTCCCAGTATGCAAGACACTTGGGGATATGATAATTCTGACCAGTTCTCCTTGACTCGATACAATCAGCAAGGTCCAAGAA CTCCTAAACCTGCTCCTGAAAAGCGCAACAGAGACACCAACAACCAGGACTGCAAGAAGAATATTTATGGCTGCTGTTCTGATGGAAAAACTCCTGCTTCTGGTCCAGGGGGACAAGGCTGTTCATCCTGTTGGCAAAGCAG ATTTGGTTGTTGCCCAGATGGTGTAACTGAAGCTCAAGGTCTGAACAATGTGGGATGTCAGAACTTTTACAGTGATGGGAATCCTGGGAGGAATCAGAGAGCTGACCCCGTCCCTGCT GTGCCTTCTGATGAATGCAGGGGTTCACAGTATGGATGCTGTTTTGACAATGTAAACAAGGCTCTTGGTCTAATGGGTGAAGGATGTCAAAGTAGACCAAGTCAAG CATATCCTGCAGTGTGCATGCTCCCGAGTGCTCTAGGACCCTGTAGCGATTGGACAACTCGCTGGTATTTTGTGCCTGATGTTGGAAAGTGCAACCGCTTTTGGTATGGCAGCTGTCACGGGAATAAGAACAATTTTGCCACTGAAGAGGAATGTATTAGCTCATGCCAGAGAACTGCAAGAAGGCCAACGGGAACCATTGAGTATAGATATCGGAAACGAGGGATGAAGTGGGATCGCATGTCACATATACATCCTGATGCCCATGTTGACGGCCCTAATAGTACAGAGCAAGGAGGACATCACAGAGGTATAGTTAAAACCCTGGACCAAGATCATGAAGGACGCGTTCTCGCAGGGCATGACGAATGGGAAGAGCATATCAGGAACCACAGAATACATGCCAATGAAAAAGTCCGACATGAAACAAATCCCAAAGACAGCTCTTCCTCTCGTCACCCTTCTCTTTACAG aattattcTGGACGAAGCAGAATCCTCATCCATCGAAGCATCCACTGGACAAACTGTACGCCTGCTCTGTAGAGTGAGTGATTATCCATACCCTAAAGTTGAATGGCAGAAGGATGAACGCCCAGTGTCCTCTTCCAG acacacataccagtcAGATAGTTCCCTGGTCATCAGTCATGTCAGGGCAGAAGATGCAGGAATTTATACGTGCATGGTTTCCAATGGCAACAGGAAAGAGACTCACAGTGTGCGGCTGCAAGTGAGAG AGCGTGTCATACATGGAAGAACAAGGACATATTCTGAAAGTCACATGGATCGAgtttggaaagaaaatgaacGGAGATCAGAATCTTCATCAGCTCAGGCAATTAGAGACAATTTATATGGACATCAAGCGTCTTCAAGGAAGTG GATACCTACCCAAAATGTTGTGTCAATGGAAGCAAATCTTGGCCACCGTGCAAGACTTTCTTGTGTTCTGGACATCCCTCCCGGTACTCCTGTTGAATGGCAGAAGGATGGGAAGCCACTGTTTTCTCCCCG GCACAGGAAGCAGGCTGATGGCTCCCTTGCTGTTAGCCGGGTAAACTCCGATGACGCTGGGCTGTATACATGCACTGTTACAAATGGAAATGGACAGGAAACCAAGCAGATCCAACTGAACATAAAAG GGGAGCTGAAAATCACCAATCCACCCACCAGTGTCACTGTATCAGAGGGAGAAGTAGCAACTCTATGGTGTATCGTAAAAGGAGACAATGTGAATGTTCAGTGGTCCAG